The Trypanosoma brucei brucei TREU927 chromosome 2, complete sequence genome has a window encoding:
- a CDS encoding autophagocytosis associated protein, putative: MNKQSLYEGFKKVYNSVVGVKTTSSFHETGTLTPMEFIQAGDELLHKMPVWSWAEGPENIQPFLPPNKKYLVYRGAPCYERAAVAGNDDADEIVEDDDDEWITTHANRVLKATTEIAAEKTINWDDDDDDDDANNNNNVVVVDSSRKDEGDDDEDADRDQTERRRCRLYDVYMVYDQYYQTPRIFLIGYAEDHVTPLTTSEMMEDVYPVNRERTVSIDPHPFLQAACISIHPCRHAETMRRMIQHMKQRFEESSPETAKFVFPTHMALFLFLKFISSAVPSIEYDLSTGIDI, from the coding sequence ATGAACAAACAAAGTTTGTATGAAGGTTTCAAGAAAGTTTACAAcagtgttgttggtgttaaAACGACTTCAAGCTTCCATGAAACGGGAACTTTAACCCCGATGGAATTTATTCAAGCTGGAGATGAACTGCTGCACAAAATGCCCGTGTGGTCATGGGCTGAAGGACCTGAAAACATCCAACCATTTCTTCCACCGAACAAAAAGTACCTCGTTTATCGTGGCGCTCCCTGTTATGAGCGGGCAGCGGTGGCGGGAAATGATGATGCAGATGAAATTGtagaagatgatgatgatgagtggATAACAACGCATGCAAATCGCGTATTAAAAGCAACCACAGAAATAGCTGCCGAAAAGACCATAAACTgggacgatgatgatgatgatgatgatgctaataataataataatgttgttgttgttgacaGTAGCCGTAAAGATGAAGGTGACGACGACGAGGATGCGGACAGGGACCAAACGGAGCGGCGACGGTGTCGACTGTATGATGTTTATATGGTATACGATCAATATTATCAAACTCCACGTATATTTCTTATTGGTTACGCTGAAGATCACGTCACACCTCTCACAACATCCGAAATGATGGAAGATGTTTATCCGGTGAATCGTGAGAGAACTGTTTCAATTGATCCTCATCCATTCCTGCAAGCCGCTTGCATCAGCATTCATCCGTGTCGCCATGCTGAAACAATGCGGCGGATGATTCAACACATGAAGCAACGATTTGAGGAAAGTTCACCAGAAACGGCAAAGTTTGTCTTCCCAACACATATGgcattatttcttttcctcaaatTCATTTCCTCTGCAGTGCCGAGCATCGAATATGATTTGTCGACAGGTATCGACATTTAA
- a CDS encoding protein kinase, putative, giving the protein MEFSTEPQVIGGTVELGHLLGSGGFGKVYYGYDKKRKMDVAVKVIEKELVEMFEIRAYVDREIEVMRKLRNRFVVRLLDSVESPTAYNLIMELAPNGELFDKIVNADRFDEATARLYFQQLICAVHYCHGLNIVHRDLKAENLLLGKDNELKICDWGLSRYTREAPMRGDRRIRFHSLAGSIDYQAPEVLSGRGYEGSACDIWSCGAILFFMLCGYLPFTDTSDALTKRRILNCEYNRTNRYLSSGASDLISHLLEVDPVTRYNTTDVINHPWFQTDLDPTLFPDVPRSPHSATTAAEASITSFAKQDVSLSVSRDDVTTAASSVDLQAIRRAFATCNVNGTGFLDAEEVRDALIKLNGNNHISAEEVTAFMSNFTLDAAGRISEEEFVAGWTRNEELGKKYDVNHMAGLFHYDLEAEYLAEVRRAFDSIDVNHTGLITTESLKKLSLNCTDEEIKDFFNVVDPEKVGNGMLSFEQFVHLCSRHDLFKNHPIVQRLRRLEKIFVITDIRWMQSYTGTGFTVAGTRENVALHIKSHKALSTKFEGKDQGFMYGTYTVNDNVVLRVGLHLISTLPGYTRVSPYRIVGKTKDFHAWILQLRKVLRHEILRCEEDTLIKGKPELM; this is encoded by the coding sequence ATGGAGTTTAGTACGGAACCTCAGGTAATTGGTGGCACGGTGGAGTTGGGCCACTTATTAGGTTCCGGTGGCTTTGGGAAGGTGTATTACGGTTATGACAAGAAACGAAAGATGGATGTGGCGGTGAAGGTTATTGAGAAGGAACTCGTTGAGATGTTTGAGATCCGTGCGTATGTTGATCGGGAGATTGAAGTGATGCGTAAGCTCCGAAATCGTTTTGTTGTGCGATTGTTGGATTCGGTGGAGTCACCCACCGCCTACAACCTCATCATGGAGTTAGCTCCCAATGGAGAGCTTTTTGATAAAATTGTGAATGCCGACCGTTTCGATGAAGCCACGGCTCGGCTATACTTTCAGCAGCTTATTTGTGCGGTGCACTATTGCCACGGACTCAATATTGTGCACCGTGATCTGAAAGCAGAAAACCTTTTATTGGGAAAAGACAATGAGCTAAAAATATGTGACTGGGGTCTCTCACGGTACACACGCGAGGCGCCAATGAGAGGTGACCGTCGAATTCGGTTTCATTCTCTTGCGGGGAGTATTGACTACCAAGCGCCTGAAGTGCTTAGTGGGCGAGGTTACGAGGGAAGTGCATGTGACATTTGGAGTTGCGGGGCCATTCTGTTCTTTATGCTCTGTGGTTATCTTCCCTTCACTGACACAAGTGATGCATTGACGAAACGGCGTATTCTCAATTGTGAGTACAATCGCACGAACCGGTATCTTTCCTCCGGTGCCAGTGATCTCATATCCCATCTGTTGGAGGTGGATCCGGTGACACGATATAACACCACAGATGTTATAAATCACCCGTGGTTTCAAACGGATCTTGACCCAACCCTCTTTCCCGATGTGCCGCGTTCCCCCCATTCCGCAACAACTGCTGCGGAAGCTTCCATTACTAGTTTTGCAAAGCAGGATGTATCGCTTTCTGTGAGTCGTGATGATGTCACAACTGCGGCGTCTAGTGTCGACTTACAGGCGATCCGTCGCGCTTTTGCCACATGTAATGTAAATGGGACGGGGTTTTTAGATGCAGAGGAGGTACGTGATGCACTGATTAAGTTGAATGGTAACAACCATATTTCTGCTGAGGAGGTGACTGCCTTCATGTCGAACTTCACTTTAGATGCCGCTGGCCGCATATCCGAGGAGGAGTTTGTTGCAGGTTGGACGAGGAATGAAGAGTTGGGGAAGAAATATGACGTTAATCACATGGCTGGTCTTTTCCACTATGATTTAGAAGCGGAATACTTGGCGGAGGTGCGCCGGGCCTTCGACTCCATTGATGTGAATCATACCGGTTTAATAACGACGGAAAGCCTTAAAAAACTTTCGCTCAACTGCACAGATGAAGAGATAAAAGACTTCTTTAATGTTGTCGATCCGGAGAAGGTGGGAAATGGGATGCTGAGCTTTGAGCAATTTGTTCATCTTTGCTCAAGACACGACCTTTTCAAGAACCACCCCATCGTGCAGCGACTGCGGCGTTTGGAGAAAATATTTGTTATTACAGATATTCGCTGGATGCAAAGTTACACCGGTACGGGATTTACTGTGGCTGGGACTCGGGAGAATGTTGCATTACACATTAAGTCCCACAAGGCCCTTTCCACAAAGTTTGAAGGAAAGGATCAGGGCTTCATGTACGGAACATATACGGTGAATGACAATGTTGTGTTGCGAGTTGGCCTCCACTTAATTTCTACATTACCGGGTTACACTCGTGTGTCGCCGTATCGCATTGTtggaaagacaaaagacTTTCACGCATGGATTTTGCAATTACGGAAGGTACTGCGCCATGAAATATTACGGTGTGAGGAGGATACATTGATAAAGGGGAAACCGGAACTGATGTAG